The following proteins are co-located in the Paenibacillus sp. FSL H8-0079 genome:
- a CDS encoding response regulator transcription factor, translated as MPITILLADDHAMVRRGLHVFLTTQQDMKVVGEASNGQEALEQAEALKPDVVLMDMHMPVMDGIETARRLRALMPETRIIVLTSFSDQDHVVPAVRAGVKGYLLKDIEPEDLAVAIRNVHAGQVELHPAAAGQLMHVMASSDWSINEQRPQHIPTDRSVDNQHQEPKQKGKSTEASLGGLDMLTRREQEVLGLIAQGLSNKEIAVQLVITEKTVKTHVSHLLDKLGLADRTQAALHAVRNGWVV; from the coding sequence ATGCCGATTACGATTTTGCTCGCAGATGATCATGCGATGGTGAGACGCGGGCTGCACGTTTTTTTGACCACGCAGCAAGATATGAAGGTTGTCGGTGAAGCATCAAATGGGCAGGAAGCATTGGAGCAGGCGGAAGCGTTAAAACCCGACGTGGTATTAATGGATATGCATATGCCGGTCATGGACGGGATCGAAACAGCCAGACGGTTGCGTGCATTAATGCCAGAAACGCGAATCATTGTGCTCACCTCGTTTTCGGATCAGGATCATGTCGTTCCTGCTGTTCGCGCAGGGGTGAAAGGATATCTGCTCAAGGATATAGAACCGGAGGATCTGGCTGTGGCTATTCGTAATGTGCATGCAGGTCAGGTGGAATTGCATCCTGCCGCAGCAGGTCAATTGATGCATGTGATGGCTTCATCCGATTGGTCCATAAATGAACAACGACCACAGCATATACCGACAGATCGGTCAGTAGACAATCAACATCAGGAGCCAAAGCAGAAGGGGAAATCAACTGAAGCGTCTCTTGGCGGACTGGATATGCTCACTCGCCGTGAACAAGAGGTCTTGGGGCTGATTGCTCAAGGGCTGAGTAACAAGGAAATTGCGGTTCAATTGGTCATCACAGAAAAAACGGTCAAAACACATGTCAGTCACCTGCTGGACAAACTGGGGCTGGCGGATCGGACGCAAGCGGCCCTTCATGCCGTGAGAAACGGCTGGGTCGTCTGA
- a CDS encoding NAD(P)H-dependent oxidoreductase, translated as MNIVILAGSNRNNATSTRLGEYAVEIIRGQGHQASLFDLYQTPLPFYAPDEKQADHEHLADLNTRMLAADAIILSTPEYHGSISGVLKNALDHLSQAHFSGKPVLSISSSGGAVGVSSLLQLQAIVRNLHGINAQEWISIGGAQRRRFEATFDGYEEYEGSQDIEDRVQRVIGSFLNLAQTLTNARNSSMS; from the coding sequence ATGAATATTGTTATTTTGGCAGGTAGCAATCGGAATAATGCAACCAGTACACGTTTGGGAGAATACGCAGTGGAGATTATTCGTGGACAGGGACATCAGGCCAGCCTGTTTGATCTGTATCAGACGCCCCTCCCATTCTACGCACCCGATGAAAAACAGGCGGATCATGAACATCTGGCAGACCTGAATACACGTATGCTCGCGGCAGATGCCATCATCCTATCTACGCCAGAGTACCATGGCAGTATTAGCGGTGTGCTCAAAAATGCACTGGATCACCTGAGCCAGGCTCATTTCAGTGGCAAGCCCGTCCTGTCCATCAGCTCCTCTGGTGGAGCGGTGGGGGTAAGTTCGCTTTTACAATTACAAGCGATTGTTCGCAATCTGCATGGTATCAATGCCCAAGAGTGGATCTCCATTGGGGGTGCGCAGCGCAGACGATTCGAAGCGACATTTGACGGATACGAAGAGTACGAAGGCAGTCAGGATATAGAGGACCGGGTGCAGCGGGTTATTGGATCGTTTTTGAATCTGGCCCAGACGTTAACGAATGCGCGGAACTCATCGATGAGTTAA
- a CDS encoding VOC family protein has product MITGIFETHLNVTDLERSHHFYETVLGLPHAYGQKERGNSFYWIGGKGNAMLGLWQKEPSEVKRQHFAFHVSLEDMKHAVAHLENKGIKTQNFLDDDIGELYVFSWMPAVSVYFTDPDGHSLEFIAMLPDEAKPELGMVPWSQWEEMQEKTV; this is encoded by the coding sequence ATGATTACAGGCATATTTGAAACACATTTGAACGTAACAGATCTGGAGAGATCCCATCATTTCTATGAAACGGTCCTGGGTTTACCCCATGCTTATGGGCAGAAAGAACGTGGGAACTCCTTCTATTGGATCGGTGGAAAAGGCAATGCCATGCTGGGATTGTGGCAAAAGGAACCTTCCGAGGTGAAGCGTCAGCACTTTGCTTTCCATGTATCTCTGGAGGATATGAAACATGCGGTGGCTCACTTGGAGAACAAAGGGATCAAGACACAGAATTTCCTGGATGATGATATCGGTGAATTGTACGTCTTCAGCTGGATGCCTGCAGTATCTGTGTATTTTACCGATCCGGATGGTCATTCGCTTGAATTCATCGCCATGCTCCCGGATGAAGCGAAACCTGAGCTTGGCATGGTGCCATGGAGTCAGTGGGAGGAGATGCAGGAGAAGACCGTATGA
- a CDS encoding VOC family protein, with translation MMIEELQLYTARLEDLKHFYRDTLGMEVSSETDQAFNLQVGRTKMIFNPCETDREPFYHVAWMIPTNRFKEAKQWAASRVVLSREEDRDETYSATWNSDSLYFEDPAGNIIELIAHHRIKNESDHDFSAKDILQVCEVGLVTDDVLSTVNKLQQIGLARWGEVSETFAPVGDVHGLFIVVKKDRTWFFSTQKAQIYPLEVSIRDVGRLRIG, from the coding sequence ATGATGATCGAAGAATTACAGTTATATACAGCACGGCTGGAGGACCTCAAGCATTTTTATCGCGATACGTTGGGAATGGAGGTATCCAGTGAGACTGATCAGGCCTTCAACCTACAGGTTGGAAGGACTAAGATGATTTTCAATCCGTGTGAAACAGATCGTGAGCCCTTCTATCATGTGGCCTGGATGATTCCGACGAATCGGTTCAAGGAAGCGAAGCAGTGGGCTGCATCACGTGTTGTTTTAAGCAGGGAAGAAGATCGGGATGAGACGTATTCTGCTACTTGGAACTCTGATTCTCTCTATTTCGAAGATCCGGCAGGCAATATTATCGAGCTAATTGCTCATCATCGTATTAAGAACGAGAGTGATCATGACTTCTCTGCTAAAGACATATTACAGGTGTGTGAGGTTGGATTGGTGACGGATGATGTTCTGTCTACGGTGAATAAGCTTCAGCAGATTGGACTCGCGCGCTGGGGTGAGGTTAGTGAAACCTTTGCCCCTGTAGGGGATGTGCATGGTCTGTTTATTGTGGTGAAGAAGGATCGGACGTGGTTTTTCTCTACGCAAAAAGCGCAGATCTATCCGCTGGAAGTGTCCATTCGTGACGTGGGCAGGCTTCGAATAGGCTAA
- a CDS encoding DUF4127 family protein has translation MKTVLYVPLDDRPANLDDVIVQGKAAGIHIVTPNLSDLKNRLDSEKTVDGTTLLGTSTPVYGKPSNIHDFILKHAAKVDGFIISSDMLSYGGLIGSRQLREDGGGSYPEYDEETTRLLDVIRVIKQKYPRKPVFVMDTIMRLATTSFADALALDAYNESRALMQQPRQTYTEFEDIIQGYNQSPDGVEYGATTYFDKEQYYNTRQHKFKTNLYILDQLARTGYIDFLAVGVDDANTQGVQINEIKYVEARINEWLGGTNGQNPDRAIILPDADGLGHALVARMANQLFRGGAKTRYGVKYFGPHGNSIINTYEYMDVHENVVRHVDIVGGVLVADSAYPEPEVVTDASAGLENEQLVAVSAEQVVPFDMASELDRMTKGHPGNSGENTGIDIEIIAITALDQVQAALEQLTLNGEQGLPSVLIDFVGKGPANVDVAEALLNSPYTGRVLGYSAWNTPGNKIGMAVGMGQSRYALITTEKHEHKLRDAMNAHGSLLFKRFLKDYYYKAVAIADIRTYSRAHALYTNVATLSDQNMLLFNSEEDYAHLQTLLRDLMQTYTTALANKTAFQTGNVAIKEICDGELSYATYGSALLEYANPDFIWGRAFEITLNPQVRLN, from the coding sequence ATGAAAACAGTATTGTATGTTCCACTGGATGATCGTCCAGCGAATCTGGATGATGTGATTGTGCAAGGGAAAGCAGCCGGTATCCATATCGTTACACCGAACCTGAGTGATCTTAAGAATCGTCTGGACTCGGAGAAAACCGTAGATGGCACAACGTTGCTCGGCACCTCCACGCCGGTGTATGGTAAACCGTCCAACATTCATGATTTTATTCTGAAACATGCTGCCAAAGTTGATGGATTTATTATTTCATCCGATATGCTCTCCTATGGGGGTCTGATTGGCAGTCGTCAACTTCGAGAAGATGGGGGAGGTTCCTATCCGGAATACGATGAGGAAACTACTCGTTTGCTGGATGTGATCCGCGTGATCAAGCAGAAATATCCACGCAAACCCGTATTCGTAATGGATACCATCATGCGGTTGGCTACAACCTCGTTTGCAGATGCCTTGGCGCTCGATGCCTATAATGAATCCCGTGCGTTGATGCAGCAGCCACGTCAGACTTACACCGAGTTTGAGGATATTATTCAAGGTTATAACCAATCCCCCGATGGAGTGGAATATGGGGCAACGACCTATTTTGATAAAGAACAGTATTACAACACAAGACAACATAAATTCAAAACAAATCTGTACATTCTGGATCAGCTGGCTCGCACAGGTTATATCGATTTCCTTGCAGTTGGTGTTGACGACGCTAACACCCAGGGGGTTCAGATCAATGAAATCAAATATGTAGAAGCGCGGATCAATGAATGGCTGGGTGGAACCAATGGACAAAATCCGGATCGTGCTATCATCTTGCCGGATGCAGATGGTCTGGGGCACGCTTTGGTTGCTCGCATGGCGAACCAGTTGTTCCGAGGTGGTGCGAAGACACGTTACGGAGTGAAATATTTTGGTCCTCACGGAAACTCCATCATTAACACGTATGAATACATGGATGTACACGAGAATGTGGTTCGTCATGTGGATATTGTAGGTGGTGTGCTTGTGGCGGATTCGGCATATCCCGAACCGGAGGTGGTAACGGATGCGAGTGCTGGCTTGGAAAATGAACAGCTGGTGGCTGTATCAGCCGAGCAAGTTGTCCCATTTGACATGGCCTCCGAACTGGATCGTATGACGAAGGGTCATCCGGGAAATTCCGGAGAGAACACAGGCATCGACATTGAGATTATTGCCATTACGGCTCTGGATCAGGTGCAAGCTGCGTTGGAGCAATTGACGCTGAATGGGGAGCAAGGTTTGCCTTCGGTATTGATTGATTTTGTGGGTAAAGGACCAGCCAATGTTGATGTTGCTGAAGCGTTGCTAAACAGTCCATATACCGGACGCGTGCTGGGATATAGTGCCTGGAATACGCCAGGTAACAAGATCGGTATGGCCGTAGGCATGGGGCAGTCGAGGTACGCGTTGATCACAACAGAGAAGCATGAGCACAAATTGCGAGATGCGATGAATGCACATGGCTCGTTGTTGTTTAAGCGTTTTCTGAAGGATTACTACTACAAAGCGGTAGCGATTGCGGACATCCGCACATATTCCCGAGCCCATGCGCTGTATACCAACGTGGCTACCCTGTCGGATCAGAATATGTTGCTGTTCAACTCAGAGGAAGACTATGCCCATTTGCAAACATTGCTCCGTGATTTAATGCAGACTTATACTACGGCGCTTGCGAATAAAACTGCCTTCCAGACAGGCAATGTGGCGATCAAAGAGATCTGTGATGGCGAATTGTCTTATGCGACGTATGGCAGTGCGCTGCTGGAATATGCGAACCCTGATTTTATCTGGGGCCGTGCATTTGAGATTACGTTGAACCCCCAAGTTAGACTGAACTAA
- a CDS encoding DUF3139 domain-containing protein: MSKTFKITSLVILAFILGISCWAYFGLLGNSLKKNDAEQQVTTYLIDQKGYSLEQFIEVQGTYSSKSSEAPYGASVTFADEPEAKYQYIIFNNGEIKQYSHTSDHPKHEEPMVR; the protein is encoded by the coding sequence ATGAGTAAAACATTCAAGATCACTTCACTTGTCATCTTAGCATTTATACTCGGGATATCCTGCTGGGCTTATTTCGGACTGCTTGGTAATTCGCTCAAGAAAAATGATGCTGAACAACAGGTAACCACTTACCTGATTGATCAGAAGGGTTATTCACTTGAACAGTTTATCGAAGTACAAGGTACGTACTCTTCAAAGAGCTCTGAAGCACCTTACGGTGCCTCCGTAACATTCGCGGATGAACCCGAAGCGAAGTACCAATATATCATTTTTAACAACGGCGAGATTAAGCAATACAGTCATACCAGTGATCACCCTAAACATGAGGAGCCCATGGTGAGATAG